Proteins encoded within one genomic window of Terriglobus sp. TAA 43:
- a CDS encoding multiprotein-bridging factor 1 family protein, whose translation MIESARQKREMQVCDLAKASGLHRNSIRRFESGERIPGLDDLERISKALDVSLWRMIFRAQPEARTQTGANH comes from the coding sequence GTGATAGAGAGCGCGCGGCAGAAGCGCGAAATGCAAGTTTGTGATCTTGCCAAAGCCAGCGGCCTGCATCGCAACAGCATTCGCCGGTTCGAATCGGGTGAGCGGATCCCCGGCCTTGATGACTTGGAGCGCATCTCGAAGGCATTGGATGTGAGCCTCTGGCGAATGATCTTTCGCGCGCAACCGGAGGCACGCACCCAAACGGGTGCAAATCATTGA
- a CDS encoding helix-turn-helix domain-containing protein yields the protein MQIAEASFPENLVTTETVARMLGKSARTIRQWAAEGVLPAVSMPCTRGYRYRPSEIDQFVSAYSVGPLASERG from the coding sequence ATGCAAATCGCTGAAGCGAGTTTTCCTGAAAATCTCGTGACGACCGAAACAGTGGCACGAATGTTAGGCAAGAGCGCTCGCACGATTCGGCAATGGGCTGCGGAGGGGGTTTTACCCGCAGTGTCTATGCCGTGCACGAGGGGATATCGCTACAGGCCTTCGGAGATCGATCAATTCGTAAGCGCCTACAGCGTCGGCCCGCTGGCATCGGAGAGGGGATAA